The Lactuca sativa cultivar Salinas chromosome 2, Lsat_Salinas_v11, whole genome shotgun sequence genome includes a window with the following:
- the LOC111876393 gene encoding protein SIEVE ELEMENT OCCLUSION B isoform X2 — translation MNTVVMLNSLSHVIEKLASEMSLRCLSVGDGHTTALALFHMVGNFHWDAKLVLTLSAFALNHGDFCLLAQIYSSNQLGSSMAILRQVPMIMENSASLKPRFDILNKLIRSVLELTRCIMQFKELPSMYVTPDVPAMAKALNTLPTAVYWSFRGIVSCAAQITSITSKGHEYGKSSLELQSWELSTLILKINHLQEFLKKQLEDCHRVVGERREMDFRNSFNQLFDTIHIDNMKILKILISPRDDNLPIFDGVTKKRVSLEVLRKKNVLLLISGLDMPFHELSILDQIYHESRMHETRMDALYEVVWMPIVDPSIEYTEAMNKQFEEMKNDMPWFSVYHPSIIDRAVKRSIGDRWHFRSKPILVVLDPQGRELSPNAIHMMWIWGSNAFPFTSAREEALWREETWRLELLVSAMDPTILNWIRDDKYIFLYGGEDMEWIRKFTHTARAMAIAAQIPLEMVYFGKSKKKETFRRETVIINEEKLSYCLEDTILIWFFWTRIESMLFSKIQLKKADDQDPIILQIKKLLSYDKDGSWALLCRGSRILTNGHGSTMLQTSTDFDLWKEHVPARGFDLSFTDYHDKLHVAANNCCRFEFPIATGRIPEGMRCPECHRLMEKYIAFLCCHDQTGLLEPY, via the exons TATTAACCCTTTCAGCTTTTGCTCTCAACCATGGGGATTTCTGCCTTCTAGCTCAAATCTATTCATCAAACCAACTTGGAAGTTCCATGGCTATTCTAAGACAAGTTCCAATGATCATGGAGAATTCAGCATCTTTGAAACCTCGATTTGACATCCTAAATAAACTCATTCGCTCTGTCCTGGAATTAACTCGATGCATCATGCAGTTTAAAGAGCTTCCATCTATGTATGTTACTCCTGATGTGCCAGCAATGGCTAAAGCTTTGAATACTCTACCCACTGCTGTTTACTGGAGTTTTAGAGGGATTGTTTCTTGTGCTGCACAGATTACAagcatcactagcaagggacacGA GTACGGGAAATCATCCTTGGAGTTGCAGTCATGGGAACTCTCCACCTTAATCCTTAAGATTAATCATTTACAAGAGTTTCTCAAGAAACAACTCGAAGATTGCCACCGTGTTGTAG GAGAGAGAAGGGAGATGGATTTCAGGAACTCATTCAATCAGCTATTTGACACAATCCATATCGACAACATGAAAATCCTCAAGATCTTAATTAGTCCAAGGGATGACAATCTGCCAATTTTTGATGGCGTGACTAAGAAAAGG GTCAGCCTAGAAGTTCTTAGGAAAAAGAATGTTTTGTTGCTGATATCAGGGCTAGACATGCCTTTCCATGAGCTGTCCATTCTTGACCAAATTTACCATGAATCACGAATGCATGAAACAAGAATGGATGCTTTATATGAGGTTGTATGGATGCCTATTGTGGACCCCTCGATAGAGTACACCGAAGCAATGAACAAACAATTTGAAGAGATGAAGAACGACATGCCATGGTTCTCAGTGTACCACCCTTCCATCATTGATAGGGCAGTCAAAAGGTCAATTGGTGACAGGTGGCACTTTAGGAGCAAGCCTATACTCGTAGTGTTGGACCCACAGGGAAGGGAGTTGAGCCCCAATGCGATTCATATGATGTGGATTTGGGGAAGCAATGCATTCCCTTTCACAAGTGCTAGAGAGGAAGCCTTGTGGAGGGAAGAAACTTGGAGGCTTGAGTTGCTAGTCAGTGCCATGGACCCCACCATTCTTAATTGG ATAAGAGATGACAAATACATCTTTTTGTATGGAGGGGAAGATATGGAGTGGATTCGCAAATTCACACACACTGCAAGGGCCATGGCGATTGCTGCACAGATCCCATTAGAAATGGTGTATTTTGGAAAAAGCAAGAAAAAGGAAACGTTTCGTAGGGAGACTGTGATCATCAATGAGGAGAAGCTTAGTTACTGCTTGGAAGATACCATTCTGATTTGGTTCTTCTGGACACGAATTGAGAGCATGTTGTTCTCCAAGATTCAACTTAAGAAGGCTGATGATCAAGACCCTATAATTCTACAGATCAAGAAACTACTGAGCTATGATAAGGATGGATCATGGGCTTTACTTTGTAGAGGATCACGGATTCTAACTAATGGCCATGGATCCACCATGTTGCAGACCTCTACTGACTTTGATCTATGGAAGGAACATGTCCCTGCAAGGGGTTTTGATTTGTCATTTACAGACTACCATGACAAGCTTCATGTTGCAGCAAATAACTGCTGTCGATTTGAGTTTCCTATTGCAACAGGTAGAATCCCAGAAGGCATGCGTTGCCCTGAGTGCCATCGTTTGATGGAGAAATACATTGCTTTCCTTTGTTGCCATGACCAAACTGGCCTTCTTGAACCCTACTGA